The Terriglobales bacterium DNA window CTAGCGAGAAGACCGAGGCCTTCATCTTCTACGACGACGAGAAGATCTACTTCGGCTTCCGCTGCTACGACTCCCAGCCGGAGAAGATGATCCATCGCTACGGCGGCCACGACGCCTTCACCAACTCCGATTCGGTGAATATCTTTATCGACACCTTCCACGACCGCCGCACCGGATACTTCTTCTCCCTGAACTCCCGCAACAGCCAGTACGACGCTACCGCCAGAGAATCCGGCCAGGGAGGCGGCTTCGGCGCCTACTACGACGCCACCTGGGACGGCATCTGGGAGAGCGCCACCTCGGTCGAATCCTGGGGCTGGTCGGCCGAGATCGCCATCCCTTTCAAGTCCATCCGCGTCCACCGCGCTTCCACCCAGATCTGGGGCCTGAACCTGGGCCGGGACCTCATCCGCAACAACGAGAGATCCTGGTGGGTGCCGGTGTCCCGTTATGACGGCACTGCCCGGCCCTCCAAGGCCGGCGATCTCACCGGGCTGGAGAACATCAAGGTCGGCCGCAACCTGGAGCTCATCCCTTTCGTATCCACCCGTTATCGCAAGGCGGAGTGGATGCCACAGCACTCCGGCGCCACCGGAAATGGCGGCCTGGACGTCCGCTATGGCGTCACCCAGAACCTCACTCTCAGCTTCACCGCCAACCCCGACTTCGCCGACACCGAGGCCGACGAGTTCACCTCCCAGGTCTCCCGTTACGAGATCTTCTTCCCCGAGAAGCGCAAGTTCTTCACCGAAGGCGCCAACTACTTCGCCACCCCGCTGGGCATTTTCTTCACCCGGCGGGTGGGCTCGGTGCTGCCCGACGGCGAGCCGCAGCGCATCCTGGAAGGAGCGAAAGTGACCGGCAAGACTGGCCCTTGGATCATCGGGGCCCTCGAGGCTGTGACCCAGCGCACGGATCTGATCGATCCCACATCCGGCTTCCGTGTCATTGCGCCGGCCTCTCTGTTCGCTGTGGTGCGGGTGCAACACGACATCCTGCAGAAGTCCAGCATCGGCCTCATCTCCGCCACCCGCCTCCAACGAGGCGTGACCCGCGACTACTACGGAAACGTGACCAGCCAGAGCGAGTCCACCAACGGCCTGGACCTTAACATTCTCTCCGGGCAGCACATCACCTGGCTCTCCCAGGTCGTCGTCAACCAGAACA harbors:
- a CDS encoding DUF5916 domain-containing protein; protein product: MPRGLATSAFLALACALALPAQEIAISAGGKTIRIPKIQATVHIDGKLDEPVWSRLTPITDFTQTDPDLGASASEKTEAFIFYDDEKIYFGFRCYDSQPEKMIHRYGGHDAFTNSDSVNIFIDTFHDRRTGYFFSLNSRNSQYDATARESGQGGGFGAYYDATWDGIWESATSVESWGWSAEIAIPFKSIRVHRASTQIWGLNLGRDLIRNNERSWWVPVSRYDGTARPSKAGDLTGLENIKVGRNLELIPFVSTRYRKAEWMPQHSGATGNGGLDVRYGVTQNLTLSFTANPDFADTEADEFTSQVSRYEIFFPEKRKFFTEGANYFATPLGIFFTRRVGSVLPDGEPQRILEGAKVTGKTGPWIIGALEAVTQRTDLIDPTSGFRVIAPASLFAVVRVQHDILQKSSIGLISATRLQRGVTRDYYGNVTSQSESTNGLDLNILSGQHITWLSQVVVNQNTTHPGFTGQHLGGISQFRYDSELWTLNVGGKYLGRDFDIRSTGFEPEVDRWSGLAGVAYKPFINRYGIRQIFAQLNYDESNGTRGELEDAGADADIRVQFKNFWNFETRYSYDRTRFYLFNPGFTRQACPDNLACTRVYVEPFWQFILSTNTNRPYSGSIQYTTSGLVQFGENFFGYQKRVDVSVNARIGEHHRVELTAVNAREYLRDHAYFQDRRFLISRWTYQVTPRLRGRVLAQYGGDKHGHNLSVNSILAYDFTARSAAYLGYNRQRHTPLDPADLGNVVFLKVSYLFSF